The following proteins are encoded in a genomic region of Coffea eugenioides isolate CCC68of chromosome 6, Ceug_1.0, whole genome shotgun sequence:
- the LOC113776151 gene encoding secoisolariciresinol dehydrogenase-like: MADLSSKAQVAKRLEGKVALITGAAQGIGACIAREFVHHGAKVVCVDINQELGRSVCDDLGTENASFLYCDVTKESDIENAINHTINKHGKLDIMINNAGIVDEGKTSILDNDLCDFERVMRVNLSGVFLGIKHAARVMIPTRSGSIINLGSISGSIGGITSHSYSSSKHAVVGLTRNAAAELGKHGIRVNCLSSHVVLTPSSQNFFNFGEEGQSRVYTNLEGMVLKPEDLANAAVYLASDEARFMSGHNLMLDGGFTVTNPAFGLFSRF; the protein is encoded by the exons ATGGCTGATCTTTCATCAAAAGCTCAAGTGGCCAAAAG ATTGGAAGGTAAAGTGGCTCTGATCACTGGTGCAGCTCAAGGAATAGGTGCTTGTATAGCAAGAGAATTCGTCCATCATGGGGCCAAAGTAGTCTGTGTTGATATCAATCAAGAGCTGGGGCGATCTGTTTGTGATGATTTGGGCACCGAGAATGCTTCTTTTCTCTACTGCGATGTAACCAAAGAATCTGATATAGAAAATGCAATTAATCATACCATTAACAAGCATGGAAAGCTGGATATCATGATCAACAATGCTGGCATAGTAGATGAAGGAAAAACTAGCATCCTAGACAACGATCTTTGCGATTTTGAACGTGTGATGCGGGTTAATCTCTCAGGTGTTTTCCTAGGCATCAAACATGCAGCCCGGGTGATGATCCCAACGCGAAGTGGGAGCATCATTAACCTGGGAAGCATTTCAGGAAGCATTGGAGGGATAACCTCCCATTCATATTCGAGTTCAAAGCATGCTGTTGTGGGCTTGACAAGAAATGCTGCTGCAGAGCTTGGGAAGCATGGAATCAGAGTCAACTGCTTGTCTTCTCATGTTGTTTTGACACCATCGTCTCagaatttcttcaattttggtgAAGAAGGACAATCAAGAGTTTACACAAACCTTGAAGGGATGGTTTTGAAGCCTGAAGATTTAGCCAATGCTGCTGTCTATTTGGCAAGTGATGAGGCAAGGTTCATGAGTGGACACAATCTCATGTTAGATGGAGGATTCACTGTCACAAATCCTGCTTTTGGATTGTTTTCAAGATTCTAG